The Daucus carota subsp. sativus chromosome 2, DH1 v3.0, whole genome shotgun sequence genome includes a window with the following:
- the LOC108209880 gene encoding cyclin-D1-1 isoform X2, with protein MSALSCTDDFFPDLLCCEDSEILSEDLPECSSDLESPADIEESIAVFIEDERKYIPGKRTHSQFVDSSARKAYVAWILKVQRYYGFQPLTAYLSVNYLDRFLYCHRLPESNGWPLQLLSVACLSLAAKMEEPLVPSLLDLQIEGAKFVFEPRTITRMEFLVLSVLDWKLRSITPFTFLSFFAHKLDSHGTFTGFLTDRATDIILSKIQESSFLEYWPSCIAAATILCAANDIPNFSCITAGHAESWCEGLQKDNIVSCYRLVQECWVNTRVRKRSKALPQIRVMTRADSQGTGDHFVNLVHSVLVRK; from the exons ATGTCAGCTTTATCATGCACCGACGACTTTTTCCCCGATTTACTTTGTTGCGAGGACTCGGAAATATTGTCAGAAGACTTGCCGGAATGTTCATCGGACTTAGAATCTCCGGCGGATATAGAGGAATCTATTGCAGTGTTCATTGAAGATGAGAGAAAGTATATTCCTGGAAAGAGGACTCATTCGCAGTTTGTTGATTCATCTGCTCGAAAAGCATATGTTGCATGGATTCTCAAG GTGCAACGTTACTATGGTTTTCAGCCATTAACGGCATATCTCTCTGTCAATTACCTGGATCGTTTCCTCTATTGTCATCGCTTACCTGAG AGTAACGGGTGGCCGTTGCAACTCTTATCCGTGGCTTGCTTGTCATTAGCTGCTAAGATGGAAGAACCTCTGGTTCCTTCACTATTGGATCTTCag ATCGAAGGTGCAAAATTTGTATTTGAGCCAAGAACAATTACAAGGATGGAGTTTCTTGTACTCAGTGTTCTTGATTGGAAGCTAAGATCCATTACTCCATTCACCTTTCTCAGCTTCTTTGCTCACAAGCTTGATTCTCATGGAACTTTTACTGGCTTCCTTACCGATAGGGCTACTGATATAATTCTATCTAAGATACAAG AGTCTAGTTTTTTGGAGTATTGGCCATCATGCATAGCTGCTGCCACTATTCTATGTGCAGCCAATGATATTCCAAACTTCTCTTGTATCACTGCTGGCCATGCTGAATCATGGTGTGAAGGGCTTCAAAAA GACAATATTGTAAGTTGTTACCGACTGGTGCAAGAATGCTGGGTTAATACTAGGGTAAGGAAGCGATCAAAAGCGTTGCCACAGATCCGAGTCATGACACGGGCAG ATTCCCAAGGGACTGGGGATCATTTTGTCAATTTGGTACATAGTGTTTTGGTGAGAAAGTGA
- the LOC108209880 gene encoding cyclin-D1-1 isoform X1, whose translation MSALSCTDDFFPDLLCCEDSEILSEDLPECSSDLESPADIEESIAVFIEDERKYIPGKRTHSQFVDSSARKAYVAWILKVQRYYGFQPLTAYLSVNYLDRFLYCHRLPESNGWPLQLLSVACLSLAAKMEEPLVPSLLDLQIEGAKFVFEPRTITRMEFLVLSVLDWKLRSITPFTFLSFFAHKLDSHGTFTGFLTDRATDIILSKIQESSFLEYWPSCIAAATILCAANDIPNFSCITAGHAESWCEGLQKDNIVSCYRLVQECWVNTRVRKRSKALPQIRVMTRAGKVSFGDSESSSSSTSSIKRRRLNNSLWVDDDKETSN comes from the exons ATGTCAGCTTTATCATGCACCGACGACTTTTTCCCCGATTTACTTTGTTGCGAGGACTCGGAAATATTGTCAGAAGACTTGCCGGAATGTTCATCGGACTTAGAATCTCCGGCGGATATAGAGGAATCTATTGCAGTGTTCATTGAAGATGAGAGAAAGTATATTCCTGGAAAGAGGACTCATTCGCAGTTTGTTGATTCATCTGCTCGAAAAGCATATGTTGCATGGATTCTCAAG GTGCAACGTTACTATGGTTTTCAGCCATTAACGGCATATCTCTCTGTCAATTACCTGGATCGTTTCCTCTATTGTCATCGCTTACCTGAG AGTAACGGGTGGCCGTTGCAACTCTTATCCGTGGCTTGCTTGTCATTAGCTGCTAAGATGGAAGAACCTCTGGTTCCTTCACTATTGGATCTTCag ATCGAAGGTGCAAAATTTGTATTTGAGCCAAGAACAATTACAAGGATGGAGTTTCTTGTACTCAGTGTTCTTGATTGGAAGCTAAGATCCATTACTCCATTCACCTTTCTCAGCTTCTTTGCTCACAAGCTTGATTCTCATGGAACTTTTACTGGCTTCCTTACCGATAGGGCTACTGATATAATTCTATCTAAGATACAAG AGTCTAGTTTTTTGGAGTATTGGCCATCATGCATAGCTGCTGCCACTATTCTATGTGCAGCCAATGATATTCCAAACTTCTCTTGTATCACTGCTGGCCATGCTGAATCATGGTGTGAAGGGCTTCAAAAA GACAATATTGTAAGTTGTTACCGACTGGTGCAAGAATGCTGGGTTAATACTAGGGTAAGGAAGCGATCAAAAGCGTTGCCACAGATCCGAGTCATGACACGGGCAGGTAAAGTGTCATTTGGTGACTCAGAATCCTCATCTTCATCAACATCATCTATCAAAAGGAGGAGATTGAATAACAGTTTGTGGGTAGATGATGACAAGGAAACATCTAATTAA